The region tttATGCCAcgattagggttttgaactggagtctctgggtattggggagccagtgaaggaattgacagacgggagaggccagggaattggtggattagtcgggcaacagagtatggaatagattggagggggtgcaagagtgttaagaggggaggccacagggcaggaggttgcagtagtcaaggtgggagatgactaATGCATGGACTAgggcttttgcagattcttggttgaggaatgtgcggatccaggaaatatttgagTACAAGtcatcaggaagtggaaagggtttggatatgtggttggaAGGAGAGATCATAGTCAAGGATTAAACCCAAGGCAgtgagcatgtgggactggggagagtgagcagccatttacttaaaTGGCTAGGTGTGTTGGGTGGGGGGAGGGGTCGAGTGAgatgggaaagatgatgaattctgttttgtctatatTAAGGGACTTTGAGGGATTCTGGTTGTTGGGGTGGTGATatttggtccagagatgtagatctgtgtgtccatcagcatagagatgatactgaaaaccgtgagattctatgagctgtcccaggccaaaagtgtaaatggagaagagcaggggccctatgactgaaccttgcgggactccgacagatagggggtgaggtgaggaggtggtgtgcgagtgggagacgctgaatgtcctgtctgttaggtatgacgagatccaaagTGAGGCAAAGTCTGAtgctatatatgtgtatgtatgtacaggtgcttctcacaaaataaatTAAACTTTTTCATGATAatctaatttcagttcttcaatacaaaacctgaaactcatatattatatagagtcattacaaaccgtgatcaatttcaagtgtttatttctgctaatgttgatgattatggcttatagccaatgaaaacacaagttatctcagtaaattagaatactttataacaccagcttgaaaaatgattttaatatctgaaatgttggcctactgaaatgtatgtttagtaaatgcactcaatacttggtagtgcctccttttgcatcaattaccgcatcaatgcggtgtggcatggaggtaatcagtctgtgacactgctgaggtgttatggaagctcaggttcctgtgatagcagccttcagcttgtctgcattgtggggtctggtgtctctcatctccctctgacaatactccatagatactCTGAGATAACCATAAGAAAAACACATAAAGCTAATGGAATATAGCATGTACGTTGTGAAGTTAAAGAGTAAATGCTCCTGTAGCAGCTAAATCCATAGCTAGATATTTAGGAAATTAAGGACACACTGCATGTCAGAACGAAAACTACAACACAAAAAAGTTGCAGTTAGATAAACAGGCTAAAAGTGACAGGCAACATCGCACAGAGCCCAGGCAGAGGATAACGTGAAAGTCCAAAAGAATCAATATCAAGATATTATCTACATGTATGGAACCTTATACCGGTGCATAGTAAAGCAAAGGCCCATCACAAGAAGAATATTATTCAAACAATCAATATAACATACCAAAACTACAATGAGGGACGTCTCTcctgcccaccccgacgcgcgtttcggcgttatCCTTCCTCAGGGGACGTGCCAAAGATGTACAAACACTGGCTATATAAAGCTGCTCGAACCGGAAGTATCTGCCGGCGCCTTCTCCAACGCGCCACCCACACATCACGTCACCCATTACCGCCGACGCAGAAACACAGGGGGCCCCATGTGATCACGCATCAGAGGAAGAGGCGAGGCAGGACCGAACCAGCAGGGACATAGGTATCCTGGCAACCACACTAAACACAAGTAAGTGTCCAGATAAGCAGCGCGCATTAGAAAACATCATTCCGTATATCAAATCAGCACAAAAAAGTATGAAAGCACGCATAAGGGATGTAATATACATCAGGTTATTATCAATATATAAAGAAACGATGTTACTTGCAATATCCCTATGGATGGCCATACTTAAGGATGTATAATTAATTGATCGCACATATATGAATATAATATGGATGCAAAAACATTCTATATCTTCTCAACAAGAGCTGCATACAATCATATCAATACATACAGTAGTTGCATAGAGCATAGGAATGCACTCCTATACATCAGTTTTGTACATATCACATCAAAGTACATAGTAGTGAATAGTCCCCTGCAAGCATGTCTATCGCAGAAATACCAGGAGTCCATAAGTCCAGATACAATTAGAATAAATTGCGACAAACATAGCAGTCTGTTGATGCTAACACTGAATATGCACGAATATAGACCATATACATAGGGTAATATACACAAACATCAAGAAATGATCAAGATTATAAATAGCCAAAGATACGGAAGATGTCGTTCATAATTCCAATTGTCCATCATGGCAATGTGGCAATCGATAAACGTCACTAGAACATAAAAGAAAAAAGTTAAAGtgcaaataaaaatatattatGCGGAAAAGCCACAGTTAAATTGATACACAGCAGCCGATAAACTCCAAAAAGGGAGCAAAAAGCAGGCATTCATTGAAGCCAAAAGGTTGAATCGTATTTAATAACCAAATCCATTTAGTCTCTAGTTTAGCCAGACGCTTGGACAAACCACCCCCTCTAATATTAATTTTCAGGGTATCAATACCACGTACCCTTAAAAGCGTACTATCACAATGCGGCACATGGAGTTGACAAATTACattacatgaaacagtgggaggaagatctgggtatccaattaactttggaaaattggagacgatgctgtgacacagtttccaggggtagtcatcaagcctccctggcagagacatccattaaggtcTTACACAGAACATACCAAGTTCCAAGTAAACTCCAcgctatataccccaacatttcagataaatgctttagaggatgtggcgcagtgggAGATGGCATATTTGGTGGGAATGCCCGATAGCCTCGGCTATGTGGCAGGAAGGTAGGATTAATAATTGGAAAAATGTATGGCGGGACAATACAACCTGACCCGGCCACATTCCTCCTGGGAGCCAAATACCCGGGGTTTACTAATAAATTTCACAGGCTGATAGGCCAGCTGCTTATGGccgctaagctacatatagctaccagctggaggtcgtcgtttctctctgtccaggcagttagagataaaatgaattcaatcctcttatatgaacgtatacatgcaACTAGGGAAGATCTGTGGGAGGCCTTCTACcagatttggaaaccgtggatggatcttaacacgaacttaaatcttgaacaaaccttgactttatctatttgagacTCTATTGTCCTGTGAGAGATTCTGATAACACTGGGGTTGAGCCGGAGTGGGgtggggtgcggggaggtgggaggcAGAACTCATAAAACGGAACATAGTACAACCTTGTCTGGTAAATATACTATAGCTTACCACGAAATAAAGTGCAGTATCTCATTTCCCTCCCCACgttccctcttttatgtctccccatgttcttgtcttgttatatttgtatttttgattttgagttaatatatgtatgGTTTTGCCACATTGTTCAGATTTAAGcttattgaactcccttgtaagggaaactgttgttcaattgctatgttattgaaaataaaattattgaaactaaaagCGTACTATCACAGCTGTGAGAATTTTTGAAATGTTGTGGTATAGTCTTTAGGGTGGAAGCGTCCGTATGGCTGATCGCCGCCTGAATGCCCAACACGTGTTCCATAGTGCCCACCTTAAGCTAGCGCGTTGTTAATCCAACATAAATAAGGCTGCATGTGGCATAGTAAACAACATAACGAGTAGTACACGTAATATGCGGTTTAATTTTAAATGATCTTGTACCATCAAAATTATCACATCGGTCAATATTAGGGCAGGCGACGCATCTGCCACACGGAACGCAACCACCCCTCTTTCTGAAGTTGTCCAGAAATGTCAGTGTTTTTTGTCCGGCATAATGACTAGAGACAAGATGGTCTCTATGAGGttgaggtcaggcgagtttgctggccaatcaagcacagtgatactgttgtttgtaaactaggtattggtacttttggcagtgtggactggtggcaaatcctgctggagaatgaaatttccatctcccaaaagcttgttggcagagggaagcatgaagtgctctaaaatttcctggtagacggctgcgctgactttggtcttgataaaacacagtggacctacaccagcagatgacatggctccccaaaccatcacagattgtggaaacttcacactagacctcaagcaccaAGTTAGCACCTATACACACCAGCTTGATGTGCCAGTCCGTTTTTTATTATTTCTAAGGGACCTttctaaacgcttaggaagcctttgcaggtgttttttgttaattgttctaatttactaaaataatgacttttgggtttttgttggctgtaagccataatcctcaacattaacagaaattaaaCATTTGAAACAGATCACTATTTTTAATGACTCCATATGAGTTTCATTtcttgaattgaagaactgaaattaactttgatattctaattttgtgagaagctctgtatgtacatatatatatttttcctatgTGATGACCGCATAGTTTAAGTAAATGAAAGTGCTATGGTCTCTGGCTGTATACATTGTGCTGAGTAGTGTGCATGGTCATTATGTAGCTTGGCAGGGAGCCACACAACCTCCAGGTTCTGCTGCGTATGTAGATGCTGTATCATGTGTGCCTGTGTTTGGATGGGATCCCTCTTGCAGCAAAAGTGAAGTCTTCAGGCTGCCGAGTGTGTGAGGTCTTCATGTTAAAGTGTTGTGGGTATTTCTGAAACCTTTTCTTCTCTACTTGTTCCTGTGTACTTTGTGTTGGGTATAATTTGTTTtcttccactagatggcagtatagTATAAGATGCTTGCGGTGAGCGAGCAGCGCGCTGTGCCCATCACTGAATGCTGAGGCTTGTCTTCCTGAGGCCATTCTTATGAGTTACAAAATGGCTGGAAAGTATATCGGCTTAATACATACAGCTTCCATTGTCCAAGGAAAATATAGCTGCGGGATCTGATCAGCTAGTGAATTTTGCTCATGTTGAAGTCTGTCATTTAGAATTAACTATGAGGCTCCTTGCATTTGTCTGTGACGTATCGTATATAACTCCAGTGTATGTGACTGTTCTTCTCTTTTAGACAAAACGCACCATCAAAGAATAAAGTCTACGATAGCCGTGGGATCCTTCTATCGAATGGGATGGACCTGTGTGATTGCTTGGATGAAGACTGTATGGGCTGCTTCTATGCCTGCCGAAAGTGCGGCTCCAACAAGTGCGGCATAGAGTGCAGATGTGACCGCAAATGGCTTTATGAACAGATAGAGATAGAAGGAGGTGAAGTCATCCGAAATAAGCATGTTTGATACAGGGCTCCCTCCTCGAAGTATCTGGTCAAAGACTCTTGGGGCTCGTTCCGACGTCTGAAGTTTCTCATACACACGGCCGAGTTTCGTCAGTGTTCATTCAAATCCtcatcagtttttaccatcagtttttcCAATAAGCAGAAAAGAAAGGACTTTTCTCGAGCTCCTGCTGTCaaggtctgtgaaaatcagactgcatacGAATGACATCTTAATGCTGTccaatttttagtttttttgtaaGTTTTTAAAAGGTTGCAATTCATACATACAGTAAGTCTTAGCTTTACTGTAGTAAAATTTCAAAAAAAGGTAAAGTCTCGTTTTTGCTTGTTTTGTGACTTTCTGACAAtgcagtctaaaaaaaaaaaaaaaaaaaaagtctaataaACAGTTTTTCCTCCAGAAGTCTGAGCTTGTAGAGATATTTGATACAGCCAATCCCTCCTAAAAAGGAGATGGCCATCTGACCAGTACGGACCACAGCTACAATAGCTGCATCTGTCCACATTGGGTACTATGGGGCCCTTCACACAGGCACTTTGTCTCTGAGCGGAAAAGTGTATCCAGACTAGTCAATTCAATAACTCTGCTTTCATATGCCAGCTGAAGTATGGCACCGCAGTAATCGCCCGGCTGCGGCACCTTCATCTTCTGTAACCTGCGTGTCTCCCAGCTACAGTCTGTGCAAGTGACTAGAATGGGCTAATAGGGGGTATGCCCCTTGTTTCTAGCAATGTAACACTGCATTATTCATCTCCCAGCCAAATGGGGACATTCCTGCACCCAGCCGTGCCACAGATACACACTCTTAGGCCAACCCATTCTGTGATGCCCTATTACACAAAAGTTCTCTTTGAAAACTTTCCAAATGGGGACATTGCCCACCAGGTGAGGCTTTGGGTGCAATCCTCGATCCACTATAGCCATCCAATATGCACAGCCAGATAAATGTCATCAAGCTTTGTTGTGTAGCACATCACTGCTACTTTTCAGCACACAGGCCTTTTTCAGGTTGGATGGTAACTTTAACGCTACAGATATTGACCTCCAAAAAGATTTTACGGCTGAGTTGCAGCAAATCCAAGCAATGATTTCTAACAGCATAGTTTCTCTGAGGAGAGGATGCAGACAGTCCCATGTTTCAGGCTTTGTCCATATATTCGCTGTTCCTGACTATC is a window of Ranitomeya variabilis isolate aRanVar5 chromosome 2, aRanVar5.hap1, whole genome shotgun sequence DNA encoding:
- the ARL14EP gene encoding ARL14 effector protein; the encoded protein is MAAARDSDASNTGSGMPSKKPQGKGRAAKALKCLQFANPGRQTEFTPETSKREKRRQTKTSASGQNAPSKNKVYDSRGILLSNGMDLCDCLDEDCMGCFYACRKCGSNKCGIECRCDRKWLYEQIEIEGGEVIRNKHV